The proteins below are encoded in one region of Thermosulfurimonas marina:
- a CDS encoding YHS domain-containing protein, with protein MLRLGLLLLLIFLVFWAARGLVQDLKGLFGRREPSGPAPLSDELVQDPVCGVYCPKSSALSLTREGKTHYFCSEKCRKAFLEASA; from the coding sequence ATGCTGAGACTGGGATTACTTCTTCTACTTATCTTTCTGGTCTTCTGGGCAGCTCGGGGGCTGGTTCAGGACCTCAAGGGGCTTTTCGGCCGCCGGGAGCCCTCCGGGCCGGCGCCCCTTTCCGATGAGTTGGTCCAAGACCCGGTCTGCGGGGTTTACTGTCCCAAAAGCTCGGCCCTTTCCCTTACCCGAGAGGGAAAAACCCATTATTTTTGCAGTGAGAAATGCCGCAAGGCCTTTCTCGAAGCCTCGGCCTGA
- the folK gene encoding 2-amino-4-hydroxy-6-hydroxymethyldihydropteridine diphosphokinase, translating into MGLGSNLGDRKENLRQALEHLRALAGVSILAVSSVYLTEPVGFSSENWFYNLVVAVRTSLSAWELALAGWTIEARLGRVRTGQMSDRRLDIDLLLYGEEVIRARVLEVPHPRLHQRAFVLAPLAEIAPDLRHPLLDRTPGELLKALPPGPRILRLGPFPLDL; encoded by the coding sequence CTGGGGCTGGGCTCCAATCTGGGAGACCGGAAGGAAAATCTCCGGCAGGCCTTAGAGCATCTCCGGGCCCTGGCTGGGGTTTCTATCCTCGCGGTCTCCTCCGTTTACCTCACCGAGCCCGTGGGTTTTTCTTCGGAAAACTGGTTTTACAACCTGGTGGTGGCCGTGCGCACGAGCCTTTCTGCCTGGGAGCTGGCCCTTGCGGGCTGGACCATCGAGGCCCGCCTGGGACGGGTGCGCACGGGCCAGATGTCCGACCGCAGGCTGGACATTGACCTTCTCCTCTACGGAGAGGAGGTGATCAGGGCGCGCGTCTTAGAGGTCCCCCATCCACGGCTTCACCAGCGGGCCTTTGTGCTGGCCCCCCTGGCGGAAATCGCCCCGGACCTGCGGCACCCCCTCCTCGACCGCACCCCAGGCGAACTCCTCAAGGCCCTGCCCCCCGGCCCCCGCATCCTGCGCCTGGGCCCCTTTCCGCTTGACCTTTAA
- a CDS encoding LL-diaminopimelate aminotransferase, giving the protein MFEFSERLKALPPYLFVELDRKKAEARARGVDVIDLGVGDPDLPTPSHIVEAGKRALEKPENHRYPSSAGLPAFREAAAEWFARRFGVKLNPATEVVTLIGSKEAIAHFPLAFVNPGEVVLVPTPAYPVYHIGTLFAGGETYYLPLLAENDFRPELARIPEEVLSRAKILWLNYPNNPTTAVVTREWLAEVVSFAREHGLIVAHDAAYSELYYEDYLPPSILEVPGAKEVAIEFHSLSKTYCMTGWRIGFAVGNPELVKGLLTVKNNVDSGCFQAVQEAGIAALSGPQDCVAEHRRIFDERRRVMLEGLRRLGFEVYPPKATFYLWVRVPEGYTSAEFCARLIEEAGIVVTPGNGFGSPGEGYFRIALTVGKERLEEALTRLASLNL; this is encoded by the coding sequence ATGTTTGAGTTCTCCGAGCGGCTCAAGGCCCTTCCCCCTTATCTTTTCGTGGAGCTGGACCGCAAGAAGGCCGAGGCCCGCGCCCGAGGGGTGGACGTGATCGACCTCGGGGTGGGGGACCCGGATCTCCCCACCCCTTCCCATATCGTGGAGGCCGGAAAGCGGGCCCTGGAAAAGCCCGAAAATCACCGTTACCCCTCCAGTGCGGGGCTTCCAGCCTTCCGGGAGGCCGCGGCGGAGTGGTTCGCACGCCGTTTCGGGGTGAAACTGAACCCGGCCACCGAGGTGGTGACCCTCATCGGCTCCAAGGAGGCCATCGCCCATTTCCCGCTGGCCTTCGTGAATCCCGGAGAGGTGGTCCTGGTCCCTACTCCGGCCTATCCGGTCTACCACATCGGGACCCTCTTTGCCGGAGGGGAGACCTACTATCTTCCCCTTCTGGCCGAAAACGACTTTCGGCCGGAGCTCGCCCGCATTCCCGAAGAAGTACTTTCCCGGGCCAAGATCCTCTGGCTCAACTACCCCAACAACCCCACCACCGCGGTGGTCACCCGCGAGTGGCTGGCCGAGGTGGTGTCCTTTGCCCGGGAGCACGGCCTCATCGTGGCCCATGATGCGGCCTATAGCGAGCTCTACTACGAGGACTACCTTCCCCCGAGCATCCTCGAGGTCCCCGGGGCCAAAGAGGTGGCCATCGAGTTTCACAGCCTTTCCAAGACCTACTGCATGACCGGCTGGCGGATCGGCTTTGCCGTGGGGAATCCCGAACTGGTAAAGGGCCTCCTTACGGTAAAGAATAACGTGGACTCCGGCTGCTTTCAGGCGGTGCAGGAGGCGGGAATTGCCGCCTTGAGCGGCCCCCAGGACTGTGTAGCCGAGCACCGGCGCATCTTTGACGAGCGCCGACGGGTAATGCTCGAAGGGCTGCGCAGGCTCGGCTTTGAGGTCTATCCCCCCAAGGCCACCTTCTACCTCTGGGTGCGGGTCCCCGAAGGATATACCTCCGCGGAGTTCTGTGCCCGGCTCATCGAAGAGGCCGGGATCGTGGTCACCCCGGGAAACGGCTTCGGGTCCCCGGGGGAGGGCTATTTCCGCATCGCCCTTACCGTAGGAAAAGAACGCCTGGAGGAGGCCCTCACACGGCTGGCCTCCCTAAACCTTTAG